A window of Danio aesculapii chromosome 16, fDanAes4.1, whole genome shotgun sequence genomic DNA:
tgtatctcagaattgtgacttaataactcagaattgtgactttatatctcagaattctgactttatatctcagaattgcgactttataactcagaattctgactttatatctcagaattgcgactttataactcagaattctgactttatatctcagaattgcgactttataactcagaattctgactttatatctcagaattgtgactttataactcagaattctgactttatatctcagaattgcgactttataactcagaattctgacttaaataaaaatttttttaactttttttttttttttttttttttactttttttttttttttttttcttcaatgaaatttttttttattcagtggcgggaacgggcttccatagtaAACAGTCACTTAACATCGGAGTACAGGAGAATCGTTTCCCATTAATCAGGACCAAAGCGTTGCGGAAGGATTCCCTCTTGCCCTCCTCCCGTGCTTTCCTCACGAGAGGACACAGCTTGTATCGTGCTGCCCTGTCATCGTCGTTTGGTGACAGGCTCCCATAGACGCAAGTCATGTCACGACCTCGGCACAGTATGAGGAGGATTATGACCGATCTGGCTTTGCGATCAGCGCGTTTGGGACCCACACGGTGAGCAATATCAACACTGTCCTGAAGAGCATCTGGAACGACCTTTCCTAATATGCTGAGACACATTTCGCACATCTTCTCCATGTTTTTCGCTAACATCATGTAGCTTTAGACAGCACCTCCACCTGTAGCGCTTACAATCTTGTACTCTTGCGTTCAGCGATATGCGCGCCGACCTCTGCTTCCACATGATGAAGAGCCTCTCTGTGCTCACCGACATCCAGAAGAAGCTGTTGCACCGTCGCTGACAAACTTTTCATTTGTCTGGAGGTCGTTTCTGAAAGCTCCGCTACAACAACCTCGTTGGTAAAGTTCAAACAAGAGTCAAAGCATCGTGATTCCGTATCACATTGGAAATTCAGTCCAGAGCTGCAGGCCGATGCAGAGTCATCAAATCAATCAGCCGTGTTGGACGCGTCAAAAACAATCATGCCAGGCCTCGCGTGATTAACTTTATTATTGCCTCTTTTCCCCATGAAGAGATGTCTAAAGAGTTATATAATGTCCACGCGTATTTTATAATGTCATCACCAGTCCTAAACAGTAGGTTAATATATCACTTCACCTTATATACCCTGAAGAATAAACGCGAATACCTGTACCTACATGGCCGCCATCTTGGTCTCCCTCTACGCTACGTCATAAATAGAACGCGTTCTAAGCTggaatgtcagaatttaccagacGCCTGACAGAGCAGACATATATTGAGAAACTCCGCATTTGGACACTCAAACAAGGCGAACAGATTTACAATCTGAGAATTAATCGCAGTAAACCAATTTATACACCTTAGAGAACGTGATTTACTGCTAATAAAAATGGAACAAAGTATGTTTTATGTTCCTGGTCCTTCGGGACAAAGCAGACCATCGTGTACACAGAGATTAGGACCTTCTCCTGGATCTGGtacattttaatgtatcttttaaTGTTTTGTAACCCTTTTGTTGCTGTTCAGTCGTTTTAATCCACTCTGGGTtcattttgaggcttaatttggcctcCACTTCCTCTCCGTTTCAGCAAATGGAGTGATTTTTAGTGACAAAAactattttgacatattttgagaaaatgctttggaattaaaaaaattacataaaaaataataattcagggcAAATTGGCTCCGCTTTGTTTATGTTGGCGGCTGTTACGGGttaaattgctttattttttattctgtctGTTCATAACAAGAACCTGTCTCAAATGAACATGCTGTTTTTTTATCTTTCAGTGGAAGAAAAGTATGAATTGAGAGAAGAAATTGGAGCGGGCAGCTATGGCAAGGTCTATCTTGGTATTAGAAAAGCGGACGGAAAACGAGTAAGTCTATTCTCCCTAGTCCAGTTTAGAGGACATCAACTTTGAATCATATTTGATCGCTCACTCATGTTTTATTCTGATTTCATCCACAGTTTGCCATCAAGTTGACTTATTCCGTAGTTAACAACGATGTGGTAAGGCTGAAAACATCATCTGTGAAGCATCACAAAATACACTTAATAGATGAGTCTGTCTACAGCTGTGGTTATATGTACAAACTTTATACAAATATCTGCTGATCATTTTGTGATTCACtgctgttttctgtttatttatggttatgatGGGAATTAATCTGTGCTCTGTCgagttttgatgctgaaaattcaactctgcagtttaacactgatatatcgtcaccttagttagaattataaagttctatctgacattgtcaaaattgagttattcacatattcttattaaatgacaacttatttacattatgggatgttttttataagttgtttacattaagactttttgtttaaaaaacaaatgttacacacatactgtttactATGGAATGCAAgaactttaaagctcaatatcccaaaatcattcagaacgcagatagaaccttataatttaaGGTGacgagatatatatataaatatataaaaaactaaaagtagtcatatgccaatattcaataattcagtaTATCataataatgaacatgcacaataatgTTGCATCAAACATGccatgaataattattatttacacttAAAATTGTTGTATTCTGCAACATGTTGAAGACTTAATAGgccatttattttcaaacatgatTTCTCAAATTAATCTGGGCTACGACATTGAGAATTCAGTGACtatttgtttgtcttttgttcGTTAACTCTGTACAGTAAAGTCCTCTTAAcatgagttaatttaactaaagtaGTTtagtttatactttattttagtgttacctattgtactttataattttttttgcatgtatttaataagcaatacACCAAGTATTGCTATTATCATACCTATCTGTTTCACAGTTTTGCTCAATATCTTGATAATACCAACGCTTCCGCAATTCATCACATGAAAATCTAATACAGTCAGAAGCTGAATTAGCAGGTTTTTACACCACAATTGACAAGACCAGTACAGATAATATatatcaagctcccataatgcaattcaaagcataaataaacacacacacaaaacatgaatcacaaaatacagaaaactgctgatttacagattttcttttacaGTTATATTGAAAAACAGGATTATATGTCGTTGATATGCAGCTAATGTGCACTTTATTTTTAGCCTGGATATCCGAAACCACTACCAAACGAAGTGGCAATGATGATAATTGCAAGAGACCCCCCCAGCCCGCTGTTCATCAAACTCCATGAATGGTTTTTGGTTAAAGAGAAGAAGTTGGCAGACGGGGTAAGTCTATTTCTACAGAACATTTCACTGCAGCAGGGTTTGTCTCGTTTCTTATTGTCCTCTTGATTTTGTaacttaaaattcttaaatcaagaagcatttctggACAAGAAAATaactttgtcttgttttcagaaaagcTTGTGGGTTAATAATATGCCGGTGCGGTAAGCGAAATAAACTCGTTTCTACTTTAAAATCTATCCTGAATGTAACTGGAAGCCAGGGTAAAGACTGACCTGAGGACTGCTGTCATGTGCTTTCTTAATTCACTGCATTTGCTTTCAGAAAGTGGAGAAGACAATAATGTTGGTGATGGAGTATCTTGCCACATGCAAAACACTGGAGGATTTCCTGGAGGAGCACCAACACCTGGAGGAGAGAGATGCGCGCTCACTGATCTTGCAGATTGTCAAAGCAGCGCAGCAGTGCTTGAGGCGGGAAATTTGTCATTGTGATATTCATGATTGTAATATCCTGGTCATCAGACCGCCTCTGCACATCAAGCTAATTGATTTTGGTCTGGGGAAGCGCATCTTCCATGGTAAGTCTGATTATTGCAGGAGGGTgcagagcaattccatgcaaatgtcaacgaaatagcgaaaccctttctaagttcttttgtgtaggcttgtattttacagtcctttaaagggcacctatggtaaaaaaaatctacttttcaagttgtttggacagacatatgtgcatgtatggtgtatagagcatcatattggggtgatataaacacacccagtgctttttttttaatttaacaacataaaaacggtgaacCAATTAgggcggttttcaaatcgaccgctacctgacgtaggagtgcggtccccccgcccaccaatattgattgacaggcgcatcatcatatcctcagtttgttgattctcGTCCGTCATTTTCAGCGttagtcgaagcgatatcactaaaggaacacgctagctctatttttagatgcaaggctcattgggctcaacacaagatcaatattctccacattatcgctctaatcggaattattggttgtatctttaggtaggtttgcaaacatgtgtacttctcattgagtctaccttatacttcagccgtttgcatttctcgcgatcccagaagctccctgtgatcttaactagcatgcgttttacaattctaaacatcggtttctatcagggtacactcaagtcgacggctgggtgctgcggaccgctgcagaaacctgtttagaattcaaaaatgcgtggcgcgacgattcgggacacgtcATGTTTTTGCTGCggtacagagagtgtctggtgtgccgtgtcgcggcttcgagcggtgcatgcggtgcctcagtcaaaagttaattcagtgtgcgtggttattagtttctgtgtacaagctcggcacttgaaactagcacacagttggctgtaaaactgtacaaagacacaaatgattttgtactctctgcttggtctatgtcagagtcgtacatgtacgactgaatgctgatcctctcctcctttcaatctgccagtctgtgttgcaaacgcagagcgggtgagctcatggccccgcccacTTGTTACGTtggtgggaagccgaaactaaattacatgtgaagcaacacaccctcTTCTCCTCTCCATTAGCATTGTGTCTTTTGACTTGTTTAATTCACTGAATTTCTATaaagtatgttgtgtactgtaaactcaGACATAAATAAcgaatgtttattttcctcatgtAAAATATGTTTACGGATAGATATTTGTCTGATCctgtaactctgtggttagttgttttgggaaatataaagCGATGCTTCATTATAATGTTACCGtatacttcctctgtcaatttatgtcttgagtttttactgcaaatgtcacatccgtaacgctggaattgctcagcaGTAAACTGTCTTTAGTGTAATGATCATGATTACTGAACTGTTTGCTCAACACTACACATCTCTTCCTGACAGATCCAGAGAAATACCCGCCAGATACAAGGATATCTCCAAAGGATGCGGTGAAAACTACGGTGAATCAGCTGTATTTCATCATGTCAGACATAGCAAGACGATGTTCCAGCACACCTGCAGGTAAGAAGATGACTCCAACTAACACTGTTCAAACAAATGAGGCCAACATTAggaaaatgaatcattttctaCTGGTATATTTACATGAAGACTGAACACACTTAGGGCACAGCGGGGGTCATTCAAGTCAATCTTGAGCTGCCAGCTATGAAAGCATTTTAcaccacaaaaacacacacacacacacacacacacacacacacaatctgctcTATATCATGATAAAATCCCCCCCACCTTTACTGTAGTGGGAGTTGAGTGTTGAACACTGCTGAAATACTGCACAATGATGAGGAAAAACCCAAACATTCACAGAGTGTGTGATGAAgatctggggtctgttcttcctacatggattactcaattagctggatttgtttATTGaggatttgacatgatccaggatcattttGTTCCTCAACttatccgagagttgttgtcatagcaacagctctggtagctcaaacctgctgtggagcagcagcttatttcatataaacaggattagatcaggtcttttcaagcaaaggtaatactgaatgtaccaaatgctgatattttcttacagtagtagttatatacaatTGGGaaaatagtgaaaaaaaaatgtatagtttcAGTTTAAAgttagcaaaaaaatatataaatgtctgCACCAatggcctagtggttaagtgcgtcgacatatagcaacACGGTGACCCTacttcgattcccggcttgaggtcctttgctgaccctgCTCACAATACTGTCCTGTCTGCAACCTCTACtgttctttccaaataaaggtcaaaaacccctaaaaaattatttataaaatatatatatatatattgcattgttgatcatgatttcgaggatcaatagatctgtccttcacaacacacacacagcgatctcagatcagttcatccagatattttaaCCTGATTCaccaacttgtttgaagaaccaaattagccagagatcagttatcaagattaacagatccaggatgtgccaaatcatcttagatcatttaagcgagctaCGGAGAATGGACCCCAGTTTGTTTCTTCATACTGAATAGATCTGAGGATTGAAATTAAACTgatctgctttattttagaggtttagaGACAACAGgatggaggtgtgtgtgtgtgtgtgtgtgtgtgtgtgtgtgtgtgtgtgtgtgtgtgtgtgtgtgtgtgtgtgtgtgtgtccacgaTTAACCCACTTTCTCTTTTAAATGTTACAGATTTCCGGACCTTTATAAATGCCTGCTATACCATTGATGATGACACAAAGATCCAGCACACAGTGGAGCAGATTCTGGATCAGCCATGGcttagaaactaataaaaataaagactgtTCCAGACATGAGTAATTTATGCTTTCCACCCTGAAAGAGGACCTGTTTTAGAGGAGATTTTAGAGCACAAGTGGTTCAGCATGACGTAGAGCCCATCAGCAGCAGGAAACAGGGTTTCATTCTTCCATTTTTGTCATTTGCTGTTTTCCGCTTCTGCTTCCCAAATTCTGCACTTCCTCCTGCGAGAGTTGCAGTCAGAGCTGCATGCAAATGAGGGCCGGTTAAAGCGTCCCCATTGGTCCACCAGCTCTAGACCGACAGCTCCTCCTCCAGCCAATCAGGCGAGGAGGGAAGCTGACGTCACTCTAATGGTGGCCGATGCGCACAGGCGACGCCAGAGTGTTAGTgaggttttccaccaaggcaacccgggttactgaaatatatttgtgtaaactggcattgagcaggttaaaatgatcaaaacaaagtCATCGGTCCAGCACGGAAAagacatgttcaaagcagaatatcggACTTCAGtaatgtttttcagataaacaagtatgttcacttggcatgtttctttaatatctgCAGACAtagtatggtatttttatgctttagaagagtcaaacacttacatacagcacatttaaaggTTTGATAGTTAAACGTGTTCGTTAATGAATGATAATCAGTCagggttagggtttagggttagacATACAGAACATAGAGGAGTAATCATCTTTCACTAATGAGGCCAAATCTCacctctttctttctgttttctgCTTTCCCAGATCCCTCTAAACACTCCATTCTTTGTTTTTAGGGTTAGGGTGTTTGTTAGGGTATGGTTAGGTTtgagttaggtttagggttagttttGGTTAGGGTTATGGTTGGGTTAGGGTGTTTGTTAGGGTTatggttgggttagggttatggttGGGTTAGGGTGTTTGTTAGGGTTATGGTTGGGTTAGGGTGTTTGTTAGGGTTATGGttgggttaggttagggttatgGTTTGATTAGGGTCATTTTTTtgctgtttagttttagtttctccTCTTTCTTCTTCTCCATCACTGTTGTGTGTCCACTGCAcagattgttatttatttatcatttctgtCTAATTGAGAGCGGCCTATGAACCC
This region includes:
- the LOC130243025 gene encoding serine/threonine-protein kinase pim-2-like; translated protein: MRADLCFHMMKSLSVLTDIQKKLLHLEEKYELREEIGAGSYGKVYLGIRKADGKRFAIKLTYSVVNNDVPGYPKPLPNEVAMMIIARDPPSPLFIKLHEWFLVKEKKLADGKVEKTIMLVMEYLATCKTLEDFLEEHQHLEERDARSLILQIVKAAQQCLRREICHCDIHDCNILVIRPPLHIKLIDFGLGKRIFHDPEKYPPDTRISPKDAVKTTVNQLYFIMSDIARRCSSTPADFRTFINACYTIDDDTKIQHTVEQILDQPWLRN